GAAAGTCAGGATAATTTTCTTTGGAAAAGCAACTTCAATTTGACCTAAATATGTAATATGTAATTCCCAATTACATAGAAATTGAACAAATTGATGCAAGCAAATCATTCACTATAGTGAGGAACTCCAATTAAAGGGAGCACAGGTGAAAACAATAAGgaaattgggaatcagggggaaatcaaattaaacttttaatatccAAGGAAGAGACTTACAAAATAAATTATTGAAGAAGGCCATTGAAGCAGACCATATATGTGTTTTCAAGAGACAATGGGTTATGTTGGACTGAACAAGGGGCTGAATACTCCTCTGCTCCTAGCAAGTAGATTTGATCATAGTGACCACAGTTAAAAGCTAGAGTAACAACTCTGTAGTCCTGATTTTCCAAACCATGTTTCTTATGAACAGGATTTCCTACTTGGACCATGGGACCCTAAATTTACCTGATGGTGAGATGTCAGGTAAGTAGAGctgcaagaaattaggaaggagCAGGCTTTTTTGGGAATCTGGACCTTTCCTATTCACAGAAGTAATTATGTTATTATTCTGAACCTCTATGCATGTGTTGACCTGATCTTCCAATTCTTGTCAGTGACTTTCctattctctttttctcttcacagtaCTGTGCTTTCGCTTCACTTTTCTTCATCCTGGTGTCAATCAGCACCTTCTGCCTTGAGACCCATGAGGCATTTAATCCAATTGTTAACAGAACAGAGATTGTAAGGAACGGAAATGAAACCCGGATGGAAATTATTCAGGAAACTGAAACAGAAGCCTTCTTAATGTACATCGAAGGAGTCTGTGTGGTATGGTTTACTTTTGAATTTCTCATGAGGATCACTTTTTGCCCCAACAAAGTGGAGTTTATCAAGAATTCTCTCAATATCATAGACTTTGTGGCTATTCTTCCCTTCTATCTGGAGGTAGGACTCAGTGCTTTGTCTTCCAAAGCTGCTAAGGATGTTCTGGGCTTCTTGAGAGTGGTCCGCTTTGTCCGAATCCTGCGAATCTTCAAGCTGACCCGCCATTTTGTGGGACTGAGAGTTTTAGGACATACTTTGCGTGCAAGCACCAATGAATTCCTGCTGCTCATCATCTTCTTGGCACTTGGCGTCCTGATATTTGCCACCATGATCTACTATGCTGAGAGGATAGGTGCTAACCCCCATGACCTGAGAGCCGATCAAcacacacaatttaaaaatattcCGATTGGATTCTGGTGGGCCGTGGTAACCATGACTACACTTGGCTATGGAGACATGTATCCTCAGACATGGTCGGGCATGTTGGTAGGAGCCCTCTGTGCTCTTTCGGGCGTGCTGACCATTGCTATGCCAGTCCCTGTCATTGTCAATAATTTTGGAATGTATTACTCCTTAGCGATGGCCAAACAAAAATTACCAAAGAAGAAAAAGAAGCATATACCGAGACCGCCCCAGCTGGGATCCCCCAATTATTGTAAATCTGGTGTAAACTCTCCACATCACAgtacacagagtgacacatgCCCACTCGCTCAGGAAGAGATTTTAGAAATAAACAGAGCAGGTAGGAAACCTCTTAGAGGAATGTCCATCTGACCCTCAAATGCCTCCTTTGCATCTATCCCTGGTAGTCATTTTATATCCCAACCAGCTTTGGGTTTCTAGAAAGGCAGCACATTTAAGCCATGCCAGTGTTTTGTAAGAAACGTCCTTTTAGTAAGCATGTTACCAAATAGGGTTCAGTCAATCCAGTAGATTCTACTTTGGAACAAATCATTCATCATTGAGGTAATTCAATAACATCAGCCTGTTGTGAATTCTTAGTATAAGCTGTAAATTAATGGCTTGTGCCAATTTTTCTTTTTGGGAAAGAGAACAAAATATGTAGACGATTTATATCCCAGAACGGCTACCAAAACCTATTATATTTACCTGAAGTATTTAGCATTGTTCATAGCTTACTGGTTAGTAATCTCTAGAACTAGGTATTGCAATCTCGGAGGTGGATTTAGGACTGTCCCTGACCTTGTTTGATCAGCTATGGGGATCGAGATTGGAGGAAAACAATAATCTCTGTGTATAAGGAAATGTGAGATGAATTGCACTGAGGGCTTTGGATTCCAAATCACTTCTCTGGAGCCTAATTACTGCCTCTCCTACAGGAGTCTTGTTGCATGAAAATATATACATGGTTAGGCTTGAAACTCTTACAAAAGTAGTACAAGGGAGTTTCACAGCGAAGAATATTACTCCTTAGTTTGTTTTTCTGTAAATATATCTCTGTTGCTCTTAAAAGTCTGCAGTCTATTCTCCTTGAAATAACATAGTGCAATAGTACAAATAATATTATATCTCTGCAACCTAATGTGAGAAGAAGCCACTTTCCCTGTTGTTTCTGAGTGGATTAGCATAAAATAATTGTGCATTTTAGTACAAAAGATGTTTAACTCTTTCAATGAGAGAAGTGTAGTCACATAATCACATCAGATTAAGATGTTTCTAACACCTATTTTAGTATTAAAAATTTTTAGCCTAGAAATTGCTATTTGTATACTAATGGacacatttaaaataaacaggttAACACCTGCATTGAAATAGGAGTGTCAAGCAAATGCTTTAAGTGTGCGGACGTCTGCTAATATCACAAACAGAAATGTATTATTTTGCTTTAACAAATTgtcttctgagagaaaaagagatattAAAGTATAAACAGAGAAGTTAATCTTAGGACATTTAGCAATGATCTATGTTTCTAAAACAAGAGTTGACATTACAAGTTAGCAAGATCATCATACAAACATGTAATGCACTCCTACCAAATTTCTTTCTCTTCTTTTTAACAAAGTTAATCAATGAATTTTAACCAATgatcatcatcagtaaaatagCAGAGAGATGATTTTAAAATAAGCACAGGAAGCAATCATACAATGACATTGTCAATAGTAATTTCCATCTTACTGGCTCTATTTTCAAGTTCACTGTTTTTTGTTGGTGGATCTTTCTCTTTAGCACATTTTATATTCCTACTCTGTTAAATCAATGTTTCTATGGTGATTAGAATGTAAACTGATATCCTGTGCATTTTTACCCAGCCTATGGGTACTGCTGGGATCCTTTGGAAGCAAGATACAAAAAATGACTTTCCACTTGTTGAAGTAaaggccattagcaatgagaaaCATGGGTCATCTTCACTTCTAGTCCCAAATCCAAAAGGACACCTCATCAGTTCAGCCACCATGCACAACTTTACACTTCTAACTCTAACTCCAAATTCCATAGCCAGTAATGCCACGACCCACATTCACAAGctactgccagtctctctccaccTTAATTCATCTCCCAAAGAATCCAATGTCtaatgtggaatgaatcaaatatCTGCCTTTCTTTTACCTCAACTGAGGATTCAACTCTGGCATGGTTTACAGGGCCCTCAAACTTTCCATTCCATTTCCTGCATTTCTGCTTTCActcatttccctccttcccagaaccacaaTAGAGCTTCCTTTGTCCTCacatttcaccccaccagcctccagatAAAcagattatcctccgccatttctattactccagcatgataccaccattGAACACATCCTCTTCAGCGCTCCAAAGAGACAGTTACTCCatctcctggtccactcctctgtcACTCCCAaaatcccctccccttcccaaggACCCTGTCATGCAAACACAGGAGATTAAACACttgtccttttacctcctccaCTCTCATTCTACAGGGCCCCCTAACAATCCATCTAGGTGAAACATCAAGATTTGTATCTCTCTGAATTTAGtacactgtatttgctgctcacaatgcagccACCTCTACATTAAAGAGACCAAACACAggttgggtgactgctttgcagaccatctccattcagtttgcaaGCAGATCCAGAGCTTCCAGTCTCTTGTTATTTTAATTTTctgccccattcccactctgaccacTTTGTCCTCTACCTTTTACGCTgttccaataaagctcaatgtaaaTTTGAGGAacatctcatcttctgattcaGTATTTTACTATCttcaatactgagttcaacaatttcagatcataagctCTGTCCTCATTTTTTGGACattggtgatgattctgctatTCCCCATTTACACCTCCACTAGATCTATCTTTTGTTTCTCTGCATGTCCCAACACCAtctctttttgccttgcaccatcacctctccagtcatttaatctctcctgttttCGACTATATCACAATCCTTCCATTTTGTTATTTTTCCCTgctgcctttctctgtctctgtacttgcttaaaacccgctacatttctaactttttgcagttctgacaaaagatcgttgacctgaaacgttaattctgtttctctctccacagatgctgcctgacctgctgagtattttcagcattatttcagatttccagcatctgcagtatttactTTTGTACCTGAGGAACTTAGTTCAGTTCATGGGGCTAGCAGTACAATGAGAATGATTAGTTGAATACCTCATTAACTGAGCCACAGAATAAAGCAAATGATTTCATTCCGAGATGAGCTAATATTTCTAAAAAGCTGTGTCTTTCCTGTGTAGTTGCAGTTGCATTTAATTGAATAAAGCCAAAACATAATGCATATTTTGCGCTGCATTTCTATAGCTAGCTGTCTCCAGCTGGCAATGCTCCCTTTCCCACATGGAGTCCCTGCACTATCCAAAAATGACCAATATATATTGACAGATAAATAAAAGTCactggagagatggggagaatgagaAGAGAAGAATCACGCAATTGACAACTTGATACTTGATAGTAGCCATTCTGTGTATTGTCTGGCAACATAATACAAACAAGACTAAACCTCAAATGTTTAATTAATAAGCCAGTACTTAAACTATCCAATTAGGATGTAGCCAAATACAGAATGCTGGACAAGTTTATTCTCTAGCTCACTGTCCTACTCCAGCTCCtctacatcttcagcatcctttCTATGTTCTTCATAATATTTGCCATGTTCTTCCCTTATTAATACCTCCATCACTGCTTCAGTATTTTCCTCCACATCTTTCTTCCCATGTTCACAATGTTCTTTGCCATTCTTTCATTACTCACCATATTTAGTGAACTTTTATGTATGGTGGGGGAAAGAAGAGTAATGTACCCTTTTCATTGTGACAATGTCATGTGCAAATGACAGATGATGTGCGTCAATGCATTTTGTGATAATAGGATATGTATTTGTGATCAAAGGAAAGCAATTGTTAATAATGAAGATGGTAACCTTGCACTTAGCTGGCATTGGATATTACTGAGGGATGTCAGTGGATGATGGATCAGATTGTTGCTGCTTGATGCCACATGATAATAGGCCTGCACAGATGATTAAAAGCCTTACTATCtgtaaaaataaaaagagcacATGACTGTATCCGAACAAATATTACTTTACAATTTCAGCCTACATCAAATAGAATATTAATCTTTGATCTACAAGCACTAATCTATCCCTAATTACTTTGAGTTAAGCCCACTGACCAGAGTATCCCCAGTCAATATTTCTTGATGGTCATCTTCTACAATAGAAATTACATAAAAGTTTTCCCTTTGCAACACATTAATCACAGTGGTGTGTATTTATATTCCTCCAGCAGCCAATGTTTTAGAACTTGATTGTTTCTGTTTCTCAAAGTTGCACATTGAAGTTAGTTACTTTTCTTTAGAACTATGAAACCTATCTCTCAAATTTTGGTGCCGTTGCTTACTATATTCGTGTGATTTCATTTTCAAATGCAAAATATTTTATTGGCTGAATGTGCTGCCTCTGGAGTACTTTAGTAGATTGCATAGAGCGTTACAAGGCATAGATTCTACTAACCTTTAGTAAGAAACGCAAACATAGTACCTAGCATTTCattcagcttttgcttgtatatTTGAAGATTTTAAACAGAACGgtgatgcagcaaatgcagcattGGCAAACGAAGATTGTCCTCATATTGACCAGGCACTGACGCCTGAGgatcacctccccttcactcgttCTAACACCAGGGAGAGGAATGCCAGAGACGGACCCTGCTTCCTCTTATCAACCGGGGAATTTGCATGTCCACCCGATGGAGGAATAAGAAAGGGTACGTAATACACAGGCAAGATACAGTAACCTTATAGGTATACATATCAATCTGTTAATCTAGTATTGCTAGGATATACAGCTGCATTGGAGAAGGTATATCATGGATTAATAAGCAATGCTTAGTTGTGTAGAGTAATTGTCTATGAAATTCCATAGAGATTTTAGAAAGACGCTAAGCGCCATGAATTAAAGTGTAGAATTTCATTCAAGTCCTCTCACTGGTGtattgtatatatatatgtatatatatatagatcTATACATAGAGAGACAGTATTATCCAAACCATACCATTGGTGTGGTATATAGGAGCTTCATGTGCCATTTCTGATGGACAGTCTTCTATAGAGAACATTTAATATGTAAATATAATTTATAAAGTAAATTAAAAGCCAGACTAAAAATTTGATCACAACACTTTCATAAGAAAGTAGCTCAAAAACCTCAGCTAAAATTATCTTTGTAGCAAAGTGTTGAATTTGATTCCGTATTGGACAGATTGGCTAAAGAGTAATTCACTAGTGTGTTTCAATGTCAGCATATTGTTGGCCCGTGGAAGTGTGTTTCTACCAGCATGAACGATGGAAACCTTTCAGCTTAAATCCATCCTGTATGTGTTCTTGTAGATCAGTTCAATGTTAAgtttttgtgcatgtttgaaatGGAATTGGTTGCATGTCTAGTCTTTAAACGCTTCAATGGA
This sequence is a window from Carcharodon carcharias isolate sCarCar2 chromosome 10, sCarCar2.pri, whole genome shotgun sequence. Protein-coding genes within it:
- the LOC121283320 gene encoding potassium voltage-gated channel subfamily C member 1-like isoform X1 translates to MISSVHVSTSRGSTPGKRPPSATCLIEEMGKGDDNDRIVINVGGTRHETYRSTLKTLPGTRLAWLTEPGAFANFDYDPKADEFFFDRHPGVFAHILNYYRTGKLHCPADVCGPLYEEEIAFWGIDETDVEPCCWMTYRQHRDAEEALDSFEAPDLNSGDGDGGGDGVGDSEDELDTKRLALGDCSPEAGAKAGWWRKWQRRIWALFEDPYSSKYARYCAFASLFFILVSISTFCLETHEAFNPIVNRTEIVRNGNETRMEIIQETETEAFLMYIEGVCVVWFTFEFLMRITFCPNKVEFIKNSLNIIDFVAILPFYLEVGLSALSSKAAKDVLGFLRVVRFVRILRIFKLTRHFVGLRVLGHTLRASTNEFLLLIIFLALGVLIFATMIYYAERIGANPHDLRADQHTQFKNIPIGFWWAVVTMTTLGYGDMYPQTWSGMLVGALCALSGVLTIAMPVPVIVNNFGMYYSLAMAKQKLPKKKKKHIPRPPQLGSPNYCKSGVNSPHHSTQSDTCPLAQEEILEINRADFKQNGDAANAALANEDCPHIDQALTPEDHLPFTRSNTRERNARDGPCFLLSTGEFACPPDGGIRKGTGFENSRSLNNRAGMSRNILKLPSVSSSLYSSPCPLRHSPSPIPSIL
- the LOC121283320 gene encoding potassium voltage-gated channel subfamily C member 1-like isoform X5, translated to MISSVHVSTSRGSTPGKRPPSATCLIEEMGKGDDNDRIVINVGGTRHETYRSTLKTLPGTRLAWLTEPGAFANFDYDPKADEFFFDRHPGVFAHILNYYRTGKLHCPADVCGPLYEEEIAFWGIDETDVEPCCWMTYRQHRDAEEALDSFEAPDLNSGDGDGGGDGVGDSEDELDTKRLALGDCSPEAGAKAGWWRKWQRRIWALFEDPYSSKYARYCAFASLFFILVSISTFCLETHEAFNPIVNRTEIVRNGNETRMEIIQETETEAFLMYIEGVCVVWFTFEFLMRITFCPNKVEFIKNSLNIIDFVAILPFYLEVGLSALSSKAAKDVLGFLRVVRFVRILRIFKLTRHFVGLRVLGHTLRASTNEFLLLIIFLALGVLIFATMIYYAERIGANPHDLRADQHTQFKNIPIGFWWAVVTMTTLGYGDMYPQTWSGMLVGALCALSGVLTIAMPVPVIVNNFGMYYSLAMAKQKLPKKKKKHIPRPPQLGSPNYCKSGVNSPHHSTQSDTCPLAQEEILEINRADFKQNGDAANAALANEDCPHIDQALTPEDHLPFTRSNTRERNARDGPCFLLSTGEFACPPDGGIRKDFCKGNPVIAKYMQAGAVRVT
- the LOC121283320 gene encoding potassium voltage-gated channel subfamily C member 1-like isoform X6, translating into MISSVHVSTSRGSTPGKRPPSATCLIEEMGKGDDNDRIVINVGGTRHETYRSTLKTLPGTRLAWLTEPGAFANFDYDPKADEFFFDRHPGVFAHILNYYRTGKLHCPADVCGPLYEEEIAFWGIDETDVEPCCWMTYRQHRDAEEALDSFEAPDLNSGDGDGGGDGVGDSEDELDTKRLALGDCSPEAGAKAGWWRKWQRRIWALFEDPYSSKYARYCAFASLFFILVSISTFCLETHEAFNPIVNRTEIVRNGNETRMEIIQETETEAFLMYIEGVCVVWFTFEFLMRITFCPNKVEFIKNSLNIIDFVAILPFYLEVGLSALSSKAAKDVLGFLRVVRFVRILRIFKLTRHFVGLRVLGHTLRASTNEFLLLIIFLALGVLIFATMIYYAERIGANPHDLRADQHTQFKNIPIGFWWAVVTMTTLGYGDMYPQTWSGMLVGALCALSGVLTIAMPVPVIVNNFGMYYSLAMAKQKLPKKKKKHIPRPPQLGSPNYCKSGVNSPHHSTQSDTCPLAQEEILEINRAGFENSRSLNNRAGMSRNILKLPSVSSSLYSSPCPLRHSPSPIPSIL
- the LOC121283320 gene encoding potassium voltage-gated channel subfamily C member 1-like isoform X3, producing MISSVHVSTSRGSTPGKRPPSATCLIEEMGKGDDNDRIVINVGGTRHETYRSTLKTLPGTRLAWLTEPGAFANFDYDPKADEFFFDRHPGVFAHILNYYRTGKLHCPADVCGPLYEEEIAFWGIDETDVEPCCWMTYRQHRDAEEALDSFEAPDLNSGDGDGGGDGVGDSEDELDTKRLALGDCSPEAGAKAGWWRKWQRRIWALFEDPYSSKYARYCAFASLFFILVSISTFCLETHEAFNPIVNRTEIVRNGNETRMEIIQETETEAFLMYIEGVCVVWFTFEFLMRITFCPNKVEFIKNSLNIIDFVAILPFYLEVGLSALSSKAAKDVLGFLRVVRFVRILRIFKLTRHFVGLRVLGHTLRASTNEFLLLIIFLALGVLIFATMIYYAERIGANPHDLRADQHTQFKNIPIGFWWAVVTMTTLGYGDMYPQTWSGMLVGALCALSGVLTIAMPVPVIVNNFGMYYSLAMAKQKLPKKKKKHIPRPPQLGSPNYCKSGVNSPHHSTQSDTCPLAQEEILEINRAANAALANEDCPHIDQALTPEDHLPFTRSNTRERNARDGPCFLLSTGEFACPPDGGIRKGFENSRSLNNRAGMSRNILKLPSVSSSLYSSPCPLRHSPSPIPSIL
- the LOC121283320 gene encoding potassium voltage-gated channel subfamily C member 1-like isoform X2 encodes the protein MISSVHVSTSRGSTPGKRPPSATCLIEEMGKGDDNDRIVINVGGTRHETYRSTLKTLPGTRLAWLTEPGAFANFDYDPKADEFFFDRHPGVFAHILNYYRTGKLHCPADVCGPLYEEEIAFWGIDETDVEPCCWMTYRQHRDAEEALDSFEAPDLNSGDGDGGGDGVGDSEDELDTKRLALGDCSPEAGAKAGWWRKWQRRIWALFEDPYSSKYARYCAFASLFFILVSISTFCLETHEAFNPIVNRTEIVRNGNETRMEIIQETETEAFLMYIEGVCVVWFTFEFLMRITFCPNKVEFIKNSLNIIDFVAILPFYLEVGLSALSSKAAKDVLGFLRVVRFVRILRIFKLTRHFVGLRVLGHTLRASTNEFLLLIIFLALGVLIFATMIYYAERIGANPHDLRADQHTQFKNIPIGFWWAVVTMTTLGYGDMYPQTWSGMLVGALCALSGVLTIAMPVPVIVNNFGMYYSLAMAKQKLPKKKKKHIPRPPQLGSPNYCKSGVNSPHHSTQSDTCPLAQEEILEINRADFKQNGDAANAALANEDCPHIDQALTPEDHLPFTRSNTRERNARDGPCFLLSTGEFACPPDGGIRKGFENSRSLNNRAGMSRNILKLPSVSSSLYSSPCPLRHSPSPIPSIL
- the LOC121283320 gene encoding potassium voltage-gated channel subfamily C member 1-like isoform X4 translates to MISSVHVSTSRGSTPGKRPPSATCLIEEMGKGDDNDRIVINVGGTRHETYRSTLKTLPGTRLAWLTEPGAFANFDYDPKADEFFFDRHPGVFAHILNYYRTGKLHCPADVCGPLYEEEIAFWGIDETDVEPCCWMTYRQHRDAEEALDSFEAPDLNSGDGDGGGDGVGDSEDELDTKRLALGDCSPEAGAKAGWWRKWQRRIWALFEDPYSSKYARYCAFASLFFILVSISTFCLETHEAFNPIVNRTEIVRNGNETRMEIIQETETEAFLMYIEGVCVVWFTFEFLMRITFCPNKVEFIKNSLNIIDFVAILPFYLEVGLSALSSKAAKDVLGFLRVVRFVRILRIFKLTRHFVGLRVLGHTLRASTNEFLLLIIFLALGVLIFATMIYYAERIGANPHDLRADQHTQFKNIPIGFWWAVVTMTTLGYGDMYPQTWSGMLVGALCALSGVLTIAMPVPVIVNNFGMYYSLAMAKQKLPKKKKKHIPRPPQLGSPNYCKSGVNSPHHSTQSDTCPLAQEEILEINRAALANEDCPHIDQALTPEDHLPFTRSNTRERNARDGPCFLLSTGEFACPPDGGIRKGFENSRSLNNRAGMSRNILKLPSVSSSLYSSPCPLRHSPSPIPSIL
- the LOC121283320 gene encoding potassium voltage-gated channel subfamily C member 1-like isoform X7, which encodes MISSVHVSTSRGSTPGKRPPSATCLIEEMGKGDDNDRIVINVGGTRHETYRSTLKTLPGTRLAWLTEPGAFANFDYDPKADEFFFDRHPGVFAHILNYYRTGKLHCPADVCGPLYEEEIAFWGIDETDVEPCCWMTYRQHRDAEEALDSFEAPDLNSGDGDGGGDGVGDSEDELDTKRLALGDCSPEAGAKAGWWRKWQRRIWALFEDPYSSKYARYCAFASLFFILVSISTFCLETHEAFNPIVNRTEIVRNGNETRMEIIQETETEAFLMYIEGVCVVWFTFEFLMRITFCPNKVEFIKNSLNIIDFVAILPFYLEVGLSALSSKAAKDVLGFLRVVRFVRILRIFKLTRHFVGLRVLGHTLRASTNEFLLLIIFLALGVLIFATMIYYAERIGANPHDLRADQHTQFKNIPIGFWWAVVTMTTLGYGDMYPQTWSGMLVGALCALSGVLTIAMPVPVIVNNFGMYYSLAMAKQKLPKKKKKHIPRPPQLGSPNYCKSGVNSPHHSTQSDTCPLAQEEILEINRADFCKGNPVIAKYMQAGAVRVT